CCTCATTGTTATGTTGTTTGTTTCCAGACTGAATTGCTTTTATTGATTTTGTACTGTTTTGTCTAATGATTTTTCTTGTAAACCCCACTTAATATGATTTATGACCTTCACTCCTCTGCTGCAAATCCGGTTGCAGGATGCTTACTCTACcagtaaataaattattttaaacattactTCAAATGTTCTTCTCAGCAAATTTCTCCATTGCACATTAGAGATGTCTCAGATTTTTTTACTctaccttttcttcctcctgtcacttcctttttaacatctttatccCTTGACATACACACACTCACCTTTGGAATACACTTATCAGGAATGTCTTTCTAGGATAAGATATcttgggggacaccactaggcTTCTTCTTTTAATGTTTACTGTGCATGTGACATAGTTTTGCTTATCCAGAGCTCCAGTGGTTACAAAAGCAATCTGTGAACGTTTTAAGCTTTTAAGTGTCAGAAGGGGATGCCAGTCTGCTTCAGTTTATCATCCATATAATCAGAAACAAACTAACAATCAAAGCTCTGGCAAGGCTATGATTTGAACCAGGATCTCTCTCATGAGCCTGATAAATTCAAGCTACAATGTAGTTTGACTTGTTTCTGTGGCATAAAACTACAGAGGTTATAAATTGTCTTGAAACCAGCAAGCATGTAGCTCACCCTTCCATGTGCACTGCACAGGCTTTAAAACCAAACTGACTAAAGAGTAGAAAGGTAACCTGTGTTGAAGACAAAGGGATTTTTATGGCTTTAGTCAAAGAAAGCTCTCATTTGTGATTTACATGTTAATAGTTACAGCTTGGAAAGAACCCTAGTGTCTCTTGGCCATAACATATGACTAAGTAAGACCATAAACGTTATGACACCCTAAGGGTAAGCTTCTTAATCTCTTTTCATATTAAGAAAccctaaaaagaaaataaaataaaacacagaaataactggtgtatttttactttaatttatCACCAGATCTAAGCTGATTCTTTGTCCAAAACCTGTACTAAGAATAAAATGTTCACATTAATTTAGATTATGCAATTACCCagttttctccttcatttagctaaaaatcatagaatggtttgggttgaaagggaccttaaagatcatctaattccaactccCCTTCCCTGGGCAGGGacgccacccactagatcaggttgtccagggccctatccaacctgaccttggacacttccagggatggggcatccacagcttctccatTTCAGTGTctccctcatagtaaagaatctcttccaaatatataaattaaaaccatttcccctcATAACTACACTTCCTGAAAaagagtcccttcccagctttcctgtaggccccctttaggtactggaaggctgttGTAAGGTCTCCCTagaaccttctcttcttcagactaacaaccccaactccctcagcctgtctttacCTCTTATAGGAGAGgcgctccagccctctgatcacgTTTGTGTCCCtgctctggacttgttctaacaAGACCATGTCTTTCTTATGCTAGatagagctgaatgcagtgctccaggtgggctCTCATAAGAGTAGAGTAGAGGGAGAGAATCGCCTCCCTCGACCTTCTTTAGATGCAGCTCAGGAtatggctggctttctgggctgcaagcacacactgctgtcTCAAGCCAAAGGTTTCATCCACCAGTATACCTTCAGGTCATTCTCCTCAGGGCTTCTCTCAATGCATTCATCATCCATCTTTTGTCTGTGTTGAACTTCTtgaggttcacatgggcccacttctcaagtcTGTCAAGGTCCATCTGGATGGATGGCAACCCTTCCCCCATGCATGTCAAGGGTATACTATGAGGGTATATAAAAAGTGGTTATGTTAAAAACATCAGTAAAAATGTTAACCACAAGATTTAATCTGTTTTATGCACTCTTCTAACTGCATAGGTGATAGTGGAGCTGAAGATGATTTACAGAATGTACTGGTAAGTCTTATTTGCCATTACTTTCATGAAACTGAAGTTGCTAAGAGATACTAAATCAAATGGATTATATTAAAATAGCCTGACTTGACAAGACTTGCCTGTACGGTGCTGCCACTGTAACTGTCTATGAGTTTTCTATAAGTCTTTAACTTTCACAATTGCctccatttttcatttatacCTGATTAACCAAATGTAGAATATGGACTCAGAATCACTCCCAGTAGACAGTGATTTTCTTATAACTTTGGATCTagacaaaataatttctgagtGCAAAATTCATTTTATCAGCTTTATATGGTGCAAGACACacataaaacaattttttgGAAAGTTGCtgaatttgcttttattattattattattgttgttgttgttgttgttgttgttattattgttattattattattattattattttctatttgacTTGCATGTGGATGGGATTATTTTCCTCTATTCAGTAACTGTTTAGCTACAAACTACTGAGGCTGGAGCATTCCTGTGTACAGCCTACTTTGATGCCTTTTATCTGACATAGGCACAACAGAACCCTCTCCTTAGACTCTCCAGGAAGGACACTGTGACAAATAATACCATGAAGCCCACTCAAACCTAGTCTGATGTGTTATTCAAAATTAAACAAGCACTTTGTTTCTGCTTAGTTATGGAAGCATGAAGTATTCATGCATGAAGTGTCTAAGTTTTTAAGTGATTACATTTGTTATACATATATAGATACATATTTGAGCTATGTTTTCTGTCAATTCATCCTGACAAGCAGAAGAACACACATACCATGCAGCTCATtttcaaagaacatttttcGCTCCACCTCCTTAGGTCTTAAACCTAAAACAATtacttttttctgctttacacCATATAAATATGTAATGCTGCTGAATAACATTTCACTGttcccacaaaaacaaacaaacaaaaacaaaaacaacaaaaaagattagTACCTATATCCTGAGCATATATGGTAAAGTGAATTATTTATTCAGAAGAACTACCCAATTGCACAATTGTTCGCCACTAACTTCACAGCCATCTCACTGAAGGTGCACTTGAGCTAATACcagctggtttttgttttttttttttggttggatggttggttgttttgttttgttttgttttgttttttaatgtgatactaaggaaaaaaaaaaaaaaaagcctcagctTCCTCCAACCATATACAAAACACCATAGTGCTTTTGTTTGGTATGTGCTCTAATCTTAATCTTGGGAATACCATTTCAATGCACACTCTGTAGAGAAAACAATAAGTTCCAGAGTCtgaaaaaacacatatatatatttacctgTTACCATGTTTACACTGAACATCCTTATAGAAAAGGGGGGTTAACATAATTAACTCCTTAATTAACCCTAACAGGTGTTAATTAACCTTAATAGGGGTTAATAAGTCTGTATTGGTACAATTTTATATAATGATGTTAGTTCTCAAATCAAAAATTATGTACAAGCATAGCATAATCTCAGTGTAGTCACTGAATATTATTTATCTCTCTTACACAAAACtcaaataaatgcttttctcACATCAAGATCTTTTTGACTATCATCATTAATTCAGAATGTCAGGGTTAAAATATGCAATACTAGTGACTGCATTATACAAGTAGTATTTCAAGAAGATTAAGTATTCTTGAATAATTCATCTACAGCACGTGTGAAATGAATGTCTTCAGGAGCAAGTAAGCAAAGGTCTTTTCCCAACAGTACCTTTTGTTTCCTTCACACAATCTCCTGTACCTGTGGGCATTGCAGAAGCAGGCATATGCTTCTGTGTCTTTGAAAGACAGATGCACAATCCATTTATAAGGTGGCTGCCCCAACAACTGTCCATCTACATCTTACATAGCATGCAAATGTCCTACCAGTATCTGTCATCTTGCTCACAACCCTCAATATTTAAACCAGACTCCATCAAAATATTGcacaaataaaatttaactGGTAAGAGGTAGCACTTAGCTGTAAAGCAGAAGTACTCTAAGGGACTGTCTGAAGGAGAGCAAATGCCACCACTATGGACATTTGTAAAAGTGCTTCCCCTCCAAGTGCATGAGTCTATCCCCAGTTCCAGTCATATGCATGTGCCATCAGTGTCACACGCTGGTGCCCACGGGAACACCACCACACAATTTGTGACACAGGCAGACTTTCTGTTTCTAGCAAGTGGACATGTGATAATCACAAAAACTCAGTGATAAATCTGGTAACTCATTTGACCAGATAACTGAGGTACAACACAGATGGGTGTGATACTTTTGCCCATTTCAATACAATAAGAAGATGTATGAATTTAATAATCTTATGTGACATGGATCTGCATCATGGCAGCTGACCAATTCCTGCAGGAAGTAATTGCGAAAAGGAGACCTGTTGTGAGAACTAATTCCCAATGTCTCAATGGGATAAAGCCAAAAAATTCCTAAGCATTAAAAATTACTGATAGGAGTCCATTTCTGTTTATAGACTATGCCTTTCTATCCCACCATTAcacaaaaatgaattaataccattaagtatttttttaaatagaagaatTATAACCCTATCTGCAACTCTGATTCCCTAAAACATCCAAGTACAGTGCTAATTACAGATCTGCTGTGTGATACAtcaatttttaatgtttatctGCTAATATTCTTGAAATATCTCGATCTGCACTGAATATAGTATGGTCAGATCAAGAGAGACAGTATGCATCATTGCAAGATTACAACCACTTTTAATTTAGTCATGCAGACCTTCCAACAGTGAGCgtaaaacagctgaaaaatgaaCCTTTCAGTGATAAGACCATCACTGAAATTAATTGTCCCTGGTGTTGGTGTGATTAAAGGCCTCACCTTGTCAATGTTTATAATAGCTTTGGTAGCACCAATAAACAGAATGCATTATCAGCTCTGACAGTTACACCTGGGAGCAAGGATTTAAAATGGACTAGTATAAAGGACCAAGatatcctcctttttttttttttttaattaatttttttaagaactattttgatactttttttATGCAGATATCTGTTTTCAAGAAcctgcaaaatatttgttccaAATACTATTAGGGTCTTGAAAATATAGTGACTAATTCATGAAATTAATTTGCATTAGAGAGTGCTGCagtcacagagtcacagaacagctgaggctgcaagggacctctggaggccatttTGTCAATCCCCCCTGCTCAAACCAGGACACAcacagcaggttgcccaggaccatgtccaggttgCTTTGGGAGAGCTCTAAGGACACAGACACAACAGccactctgggcaacctgtgcccaTCCGTGGTCAGCCCTCTCAGCAAAGAAGGGCTCCCTTCTCACAGGAGAACCTTCTGTGTCGCTCtttgtgtccattgcctcttgtcctgtcactgggcacagcTGGGAAGAGCCTGACTCCATGCTCTTTGCCCCCTTACACCTGGTGTTTCTACACACTGATGAGGTCCTCCCCGAGCCTTACCTTCACCAGGCTGGACAGttccagctctcccagctcttCTTTGTGGGAGAGGCGCTCCAGGCCCTTTGCCATCTCTGTGGCTCATTGCTGCACTCTCACCACTATGTCTGTGTCTCCCTCCTGGTGGAGAGCCCACAGCTGGACACAGTCCTCCAGGGGTGGCCTCAGTAGTGCCGAGGAGAGGGGAAAGATCACCTGCCTGGACCTCCTGACGATGCTTTACCCACTGCAGCCTGCCCTTCAGTCAGACGTCTTTGTGgccagggcacattgctgaATCCCATTCAAGCTGGTGTCCAGCAAAACCCCTGGGTCCCTGTGAGAAAAGCACTTCTCCAGTTGGGTGTGCACTGTTTCGTGGGTTTGTCCCTTCCTAGGTGCCTGGCTTTGCTCTTCCCCTGGTTGAACTGCTTGGGGTTCCCGTCTTGGCAGGGCACAAGCCCAGCTTGCTAGACAGCAGCACCCAGGCGCACTCTGTGCAGGAGGAGCTATCTCGACAGCATCATCGCCAggccacaggcagcagggcaggctggcGGGAGGGCAGAGCCTCGAGCCCCAGGGGCAGAGGGGGCGGTGAGCTGGAGGCCAGGCCTGCGGCGATGGAGATGGGCGCGCGCTGGCCCCGGGCACCCCAGGCTGGAAGCCTCTccctgggagcagctctgcggagctgcaggcctgcagctgggcagcacGCGCTGTCAGGGGGAGCAcagcagtggggccgggcaccTGGGGAAGGAAGCGCTGAGACGaacaccccagccctgctgggaaggGGCGGCATCGCCGCGCCCCAATCCCAGCAGACCGACCCCATCGGCCTTCGGGCCCCACAGCCCTGGGAGGAAGCGGTGGGCACAGCAGTAGGAAGAGGGGCAGATGGCAGCAGGGGTGGGGACAGCAATGCCAACCGTGTTGTTAGCAATACAGAGACTTTTTCGATAGCTTTcatagttttatttcatttgtccAATAGTTTCAGAGCGCTGTGAGACGTCTGGTCAACCCGATTGCCGGCGTGTGCCCCATGTGCTGGCCCAGCCCCAGCTaggccagctcctggggcactgTGCTAGTGTCGccggcggggtggcctcttTGCGGGTGGGGCAGAGTCCTGGGAAGTGGGGGCCCTCCTCTTGGCAGCTCGCCGGGGCCCCCTGCGTCTTTGGTCCCCACCCTGGCCGGCAGTGGAGGGACCGGCCGCGGCCTCCTCCGGCTCCTCTGCTGCCGCTTGTTGGTTTCGAGGCTCAGGAACCGGGCTGGATGGACGGCGGCTGGGTCCCCGGCGGAGGGCAGCGGTTGAGGTCCCAGAGAGCTCCTGTGCGTTGGTTCCCTCGGAGCTCTCTGGGCCGGCTGCTGGTGTCCCCAGCGATGCGGCAGCGTGGCTGGggactgctgcagggctgccctccTGTCCTGCGGCAGCTGGGGAGGCCCCCAGGCCCAGGATGTTTCgggcctccctgctgcagcgcTGCACGGCAGCGGCAAGGAGCCGCTGCACGAAGCCGGCCGtctgcctgcccagggaggtccTGAGCAGCAGGGCGAGGGCCCCCTCGTCCAGGCCAAAGAAGCGCAGCCCTGAGATGACGTTGCGCTGCGCTTCTGAGGCTGCCCTGCCGTCATCCCCGAGGAGCTGCCCCAGCTCGtggcgcagccagggcagcaggggctggagcactgcAGGGTAGAGCCGGAAGAGGGATGCCCAGGCGAAGGGGTGGAGGCCGCCCACAGAGGCTGCGGGCACTGGTCCTGCAGCCTCTGGTCGGGCAGCtggctgggcaggagctgcgTCTGCCTGCTGGGCGCCGAGCGGTGCCTCCGCAGGTGGTGGGATGACGAGCTCCTTGAAGCTGTTGTCCGCCCGCACCGAGTGCACGATGGAGCTCACCCTGCGCTTGCAGAGGGGGCACTCGGGCTTGCTCTCAGCCCACCGCTGGATGCAGGCGAAGCAGAAGCGGTGGAGGCATGGCAGCACGTAGCTGGGGTTCACCTGGCTGTCCAGACAGATGGGACAGCGGGCGTCCAGCTCCGTGGCCATGCTCTCCACCTGCTGAGGTGAGCTGGGGAGAAGTGGCGATGACGAGCCGCTCCCTCTCACcggcgctgcagcagcaggagtcaCGCTGCAAAAGGCAGACAAGAGGCCATGGGCATGGGCCGAGCCGGGGCCAGCTGCAAGAGCTGTGCAGCTCCCTCAAGGAGGaaacccttccagctgcccagggccCAGGGCAAGGTGTCCCCAGCGCactcacctctgctgctctgagcgCTCGTCCTGGGTCTCCCGACGGCCCGAACGACGCAGGGCCGCGGAAGAAGCTCcgatggctctgggaagggcactgagagctactgcagcaactcccagggcacgacaccagcaccaaggccaaCCTCGCTCCTCACTCCAGACCTCACGTAACCGCTCAGCCGGAGTGCGGGCACTAGCCGGCGCGCTGGGACTCTGCGCCCGCATATGAGCAGCCAGGGCCACGCTGTCACAATGCGTCGCTCACGGCTCTCACAGTGCATCGCTCGGAGCCATCACAATGGGCTCGCTCTGGCAGGGCTCTGGCCCCGGCACCTGCCTGTCTGTGTCTAGCGCAATGTCATTACCACTCTGCCCCACAAAGTGGTTGTCTTCTTCTCGGCATCGGTGTTCTCCACCAGTCTGCAGCCTTGGCCGTGTCTCCCCAGGGCACCATCAGATCACCCTGGCCACGGCAGACATCTCCAAGTCCATTCAACGACAGTGTCCAGTCAATAAAACCTCACGCCTGCCTTTGAGGCAGCACCACACAGTCCCACAAGCTCTCCCCaccctccagctctgctggccaGTTCTCTGAGTTGCCCTGCTTCTTCCCACACCAAGCCAAAGTCAGCCCTTGACTTGTTCTCagtgtttttctcccttctttcacCCCTCTCTGGGGtcatctgctctgctcagcacttgTCCTCCTTGGGGTCCCGGGTGGGAGAGATATCAAC
This region of Anas platyrhynchos isolate ZD024472 breed Pekin duck chromosome Z, IASCAAS_PekinDuck_T2T, whole genome shotgun sequence genomic DNA includes:
- the LOC140000735 gene encoding uncharacterized protein; translation: MRAQSPSAPASARTPAERLREVWSEERGWPWCWCRALGVAAVALSALPRAIGASSAALRRSGRRETQDERSEQQSVTPAAAAPVRGSGSSSPLLPSSPQQVESMATELDARCPICLDSQVNPSYVLPCLHRFCFACIQRWAESKPECPLCKRRVSSIVHSVRADNSFKELVIPPPAEAPLGAQQADAAPAQPAARPEAAGPVPAASVGGLHPFAWASLFRLYPAVLQPLLPWLRHELGQLLGDDGRAASEAQRNVISGLRFFGLDEGALALLLRTSLGRQTAGFVQRLLAAAVQRCSREARNILGLGASPAAAGQEGSPAAVPSHAAASLGTPAAGPESSEGTNAQELSGTSTAALRRGPSRRPSSPVPEPRNQQAAAEEPEEAAAGPSTAGQGGDQRRRGPRRAAKRRAPTSQDSAPPAKRPPRRRH